Proteins encoded in a region of the Pirellulales bacterium genome:
- the mraY gene encoding phospho-N-acetylmuramoyl-pentapeptide-transferase, producing MFASVCDEPLLRALAAGALVTLVVVVFGPAMIVFLRRRCAEPVRSDSTRLESLHRGKDGTPTMGGLLLVGGIILGVIACGDLRQPGVLLALAAMLGMAVVGAVDDLIKLRTRRSGLGWRGKLLGQVIVAAIPAICFYAGWCEPDDASFLPGVFCLTESWGIVPWTLLVLIATTNAVNITDGLDGLATGCLALAALALTIVMYFNGTAASGELMVIAAAMVGALLGFLPFNLHPARVFMGNVGSLALGGLLGGLALASGTDSWLPFVGGVFVAEAVSVILQIGSFKLFRKRLLLCAPLHHHFEFHGWPEVKVVRRFWLAAAICAVSGVMLCLAGMAFEQSFAEAKMAMMNPRSSAADREIRVGELPLLTR from the coding sequence ATGTTCGCCTCCGTCTGCGATGAGCCATTGCTCCGGGCGCTTGCTGCAGGGGCGCTCGTGACGCTCGTGGTGGTTGTCTTCGGCCCCGCCATGATTGTTTTTTTGCGACGTCGCTGCGCAGAACCGGTGCGCAGTGATTCGACCCGACTTGAGTCGTTGCATCGTGGCAAAGATGGCACGCCGACAATGGGGGGGCTTTTGCTCGTAGGCGGCATCATCCTAGGCGTGATTGCATGTGGTGATCTGCGCCAGCCGGGGGTCTTATTGGCGCTAGCAGCGATGCTTGGGATGGCAGTGGTGGGCGCCGTCGACGACTTGATCAAGTTGCGCACGCGCAGATCAGGGTTAGGTTGGCGAGGAAAGTTGCTTGGACAGGTGATTGTGGCCGCGATTCCCGCCATCTGCTTCTATGCCGGCTGGTGCGAACCGGACGACGCATCGTTTCTTCCCGGCGTGTTTTGTCTGACCGAATCGTGGGGGATCGTCCCGTGGACACTCTTGGTATTGATTGCCACGACAAATGCCGTGAATATCACCGACGGGCTTGACGGGTTGGCCACCGGTTGCCTGGCGCTCGCGGCGTTGGCCTTAACAATCGTGATGTACTTCAACGGTACCGCGGCGAGCGGCGAACTGATGGTGATCGCGGCGGCCATGGTTGGTGCATTGCTCGGCTTTCTGCCATTTAATCTGCATCCGGCCCGCGTGTTTATGGGGAACGTGGGGTCGCTGGCGCTGGGCGGATTGCTTGGCGGCCTGGCGCTGGCGAGTGGAACCGACTCTTGGTTGCCGTTCGTGGGTGGTGTTTTTGTCGCCGAGGCCGTAAGCGTCATTCTGCAGATCGGCAGCTTCAAGCTGTTTCGCAAACGCCTCCTGCTTTGCGCACCGTTGCATCACCACTTCGAATTTCACGGCTGGCCGGAAGTTAAGGTCGTACGCCGATTCTGGCTGGCTGCCGCGATATGCGCCGTCAGCGGAGTTATGCTCTGTCTGGCGGGCATGGCTTTTGAGCAATCGTTTGCCGAGGCCAAGATGGCGATGATGAACCCACGCAGTTCGGCAGCGGATCGTGAGATTCGCGTTGGAGAATTACCGCTTCTCACACGCTGA
- a CDS encoding UDP-N-acetylglucosamine--N-acetylmuramyl-(pentapeptide) pyrophosphoryl-undecaprenol N-acetylglucosamine transferase: protein MRKTKPSLHIVFAGGVTGGHLFPGLAVAERVLNSAPETDISFLGPGAEFERKQVARYGYDYVPIACPRAPHGVAQTARFGYRMLQGYRTALRYLRRSRASVVVGLGSFASVPTALAAARLRIPLVLLEQNAVIGRANRRLARLASALCLSFDTTFAEPRDRFLAARHVTFVTGTPIRTEFSTAKHRGTRLPRIVVLGGSGGARLLNQSVPEAMAKLGSLVEQWQILHQAGAVDQAATEATYRAVGVKALVQTFFDDPAAILAAADLAICRAGGSTLAELAATRVPSILVPLDRAMDNHQRVNARSFAAAGAATVVDDTTKSVILAKHLAIEIAQLMGNPARRGAMQTSLGHLARLDAAAHVSEIVRYLASGNKIAAAGPSLAFPASPGSIDASAA from the coding sequence GTGCGCAAAACGAAACCTTCCCTGCACATCGTTTTCGCCGGGGGCGTAACCGGCGGGCATTTGTTTCCCGGTCTGGCCGTCGCCGAGCGAGTTCTCAACTCGGCGCCCGAGACGGACATTTCGTTTCTCGGGCCAGGAGCGGAATTCGAGCGCAAGCAGGTCGCTCGCTATGGCTACGACTACGTGCCGATCGCCTGCCCTCGGGCACCGCACGGCGTAGCGCAAACAGCGAGATTCGGCTATCGGATGCTGCAAGGATATCGCACGGCGCTGCGCTATCTGCGGCGCAGTCGAGCCTCGGTCGTGGTGGGCTTGGGGAGTTTTGCGAGCGTACCAACGGCGCTGGCCGCGGCACGATTACGAATTCCCCTGGTCCTCCTGGAGCAGAACGCGGTCATCGGCCGCGCGAATCGACGTCTGGCCCGACTGGCAAGTGCGCTGTGCCTGAGTTTTGATACAACTTTTGCCGAGCCGCGCGACCGATTTCTCGCCGCGCGGCACGTGACATTTGTGACAGGCACTCCGATTCGTACAGAGTTCTCAACGGCTAAGCATCGCGGTACTCGGTTGCCAAGAATCGTGGTACTAGGAGGGAGCGGCGGCGCCAGGTTGCTCAATCAGAGCGTTCCCGAGGCGATGGCAAAACTTGGTTCGCTGGTGGAACAATGGCAGATCCTGCATCAGGCGGGAGCCGTGGACCAGGCCGCAACCGAGGCCACTTACCGCGCGGTGGGCGTTAAGGCCTTGGTGCAAACGTTCTTCGACGACCCGGCGGCGATCCTGGCCGCTGCTGATTTGGCAATTTGCCGGGCCGGAGGTTCTACGCTAGCCGAATTGGCCGCCACGCGCGTTCCTTCGATCCTGGTGCCGCTCGATAGGGCAATGGACAACCATCAGCGGGTGAATGCCCGTTCGTTCGCCGCCGCCGGCGCAGCGACCGTCGTTGACGACACGACAAAGTCTGTAATCCTGGCCAAGCACCTGGCGATTGAAATCGCGCAATTGATGGGGAATCCAGCTCGGCGCGGAGCCATGCAGACCTCGCTGGGGCATCTAGCCCGGCTCGACGCGGCAGCGCACGTTAGCGAAATCGTTCGGTATCTCGCCAGCGGAAATAAAATCGCTGCAGCCGGCCCTTCTCTAGCCTTCCCTGCCTCGCCAGGTTCCATTGACGCTAGCGCCGCTTAA
- the murC gene encoding UDP-N-acetylmuramate--L-alanine ligase: MIAPSKIALRTVDRFCADVPKAHLIGVAGAGMQALAEVLLSRGWQLSGSDANAESAAWLSDQGVALSTNQLLINGAPEVIYSDAVATDHVERRLATRLGLCQSSYPQIVGRLMAGARGLAVAGTHGKSTTTAMLASIMTQADLDPTVFCGATPLGKTSGGRAGAGEWLLAEACEYRENFRFLRPEVAVLLNVEPDHFDYYRSTRELEAAFRRFAERIPEDGTIIANVACPATRRVIAAAECRVVTFGLTSPADWQAAKIRHIHGRYSFTLQQHGQERGTVMLQVPGRHQIGNALAAAATAESLGVALPKIVAGLENFRGLRRRLEYLGHAGGVELWDDYAHHPTEVRATLTALRTMYPERRVWCVFQPHQVSRTQSLVDEFAGSLQNADRVAIAEVFVARETPDVDPLELAEQLASRVRARGAAVLPDCRPQAILNDIVAAARPGDVVITMGAGDIRKRFDELAHRFRADRTSR; encoded by the coding sequence TTGATCGCGCCATCGAAAATCGCGCTGCGAACTGTTGACCGCTTTTGCGCCGACGTTCCGAAGGCCCACCTGATCGGCGTCGCCGGTGCCGGCATGCAGGCGCTGGCCGAGGTCCTGCTTTCGCGCGGCTGGCAACTCTCGGGTTCGGATGCGAATGCCGAGTCCGCGGCATGGTTAAGCGACCAAGGTGTCGCACTGTCGACGAATCAATTGCTAATCAATGGCGCGCCGGAAGTCATCTACAGCGACGCCGTGGCGACGGACCACGTCGAGCGTCGGTTGGCCACGCGGCTCGGACTTTGCCAATCGAGCTATCCGCAAATAGTCGGCCGACTGATGGCCGGCGCTCGCGGGCTGGCCGTGGCTGGTACGCATGGTAAGTCGACGACCACAGCGATGCTCGCCTCGATCATGACGCAAGCCGATTTGGATCCAACGGTCTTCTGCGGCGCCACGCCGCTCGGCAAAACATCGGGCGGGCGGGCTGGCGCTGGTGAATGGCTGCTGGCCGAAGCGTGCGAGTACCGCGAGAATTTTCGCTTCCTGCGGCCGGAAGTCGCAGTCCTCCTGAACGTCGAACCGGATCATTTCGATTACTACCGATCGACGCGCGAACTCGAGGCTGCATTCCGTCGCTTCGCCGAGCGCATTCCGGAGGATGGGACAATCATCGCCAACGTGGCTTGCCCGGCCACCCGGCGCGTTATCGCTGCCGCTGAATGTCGCGTTGTGACGTTTGGATTAACGTCGCCCGCTGATTGGCAGGCAGCGAAAATCAGACATATTCATGGGCGATACAGCTTTACACTGCAGCAGCACGGTCAGGAGCGAGGCACGGTGATGCTGCAGGTGCCGGGGCGACACCAAATCGGCAATGCCCTGGCCGCGGCGGCTACGGCCGAATCCTTGGGGGTTGCCCTGCCGAAAATTGTTGCCGGGTTGGAGAACTTTCGCGGTTTGCGGCGGCGGTTGGAATATCTAGGCCACGCGGGGGGCGTCGAGTTATGGGACGATTACGCCCATCACCCGACCGAGGTGCGGGCCACGCTGACCGCTCTGCGGACGATGTATCCCGAGCGTCGCGTGTGGTGCGTGTTTCAGCCTCACCAGGTTTCACGCACGCAATCACTGGTAGACGAATTCGCCGGCAGCCTGCAAAATGCCGATCGCGTGGCGATTGCGGAGGTGTTCGTCGCACGCGAGACGCCCGATGTCGATCCGCTCGAACTGGCCGAGCAATTGGCATCACGGGTGAGGGCTCGCGGCGCGGCGGTCTTGCCCGATTGCCGTCCACAGGCGATCTTGAACGATATAGTCGCTGCCGCGCGACCTGGTGACGTCGTCATCACCATGGGAGCCGGCGATATACGGAAACGTTTCGATGAGCTTGCTCACCGGTTTCGAGCCGATCGTACGTCAAGGTGA
- the murB gene encoding UDP-N-acetylmuramate dehydrogenase: MSLLTGFEPIVRQGESLAQHTWFRLGGAAEYFAEPRTVDQLQALVRRCAAEGIQIRLLGGGSNVLVRDEGVPGMVVSLADPAFAEIQAAGRKITAGGGAKLGHLISVAVREGLAGLEPLVGIPGSVGGALHGNAGSRGGDIGQWTCRATVMTRAGEILERDRDDLTFAYRESSLDELVILQGEFELEKEDPEELTKRMQKYWIVKKANQPLGHQSAGCIFKNPRGMSAGMLIDQAGLKGSRVGGAEVSDLHANFVVADASATSHDVLRLIDLVRSRVAERLGVELETEIEIW, from the coding sequence ATGAGCTTGCTCACCGGTTTCGAGCCGATCGTACGTCAAGGTGAATCCTTGGCGCAGCACACCTGGTTCCGGTTGGGCGGAGCGGCGGAATACTTCGCCGAGCCGCGCACGGTCGATCAGTTGCAAGCGCTTGTGCGTCGCTGCGCCGCGGAGGGAATTCAAATTCGCTTGCTCGGCGGCGGATCGAATGTACTCGTGCGCGACGAAGGAGTGCCTGGCATGGTCGTCAGCCTGGCCGATCCGGCGTTTGCCGAGATTCAAGCGGCGGGGCGAAAGATCACCGCCGGCGGCGGTGCCAAGCTCGGGCATTTGATTTCAGTGGCGGTGCGCGAGGGGCTGGCCGGGCTCGAGCCACTGGTCGGCATTCCCGGCAGTGTTGGTGGCGCGCTACATGGGAATGCGGGAAGCCGCGGTGGAGACATCGGTCAGTGGACCTGCCGCGCGACAGTCATGACTCGCGCCGGCGAGATTCTGGAACGCGACCGGGATGACCTGACTTTCGCGTATCGCGAGAGCAGTCTCGATGAACTGGTCATTCTGCAAGGTGAGTTCGAATTGGAGAAAGAAGATCCGGAAGAGCTGACCAAGCGGATGCAGAAGTATTGGATCGTGAAGAAAGCCAACCAGCCGTTAGGGCATCAAAGCGCCGGTTGCATCTTCAAGAATCCGCGCGGCATGAGCGCCGGCATGTTGATCGACCAGGCCGGATTAAAGGGGAGCCGCGTCGGCGGGGCCGAGGTCAGCGACTTGCACGCAAATTTTGTCGTGGCCGACGCCTCGGCTACGAGTCATGACGTACTGCGGCTGATCGACCTGGTGCGCAGCCGTGTGGCTGAGCGGCTGGGGGTGGAATTAGAAACCGAGATCGAGATTTGGTGA
- a CDS encoding D-alanine--D-alanine ligase: MFHVSTQSGLRVVVLVGGDSPERPVSLASGEQVAAALREAGHTVTMCDPAVVAIEAFPWQEHDACFLALHGGAGEDGHIQERLTALGIPFTGSDANASRLAMCKSASKERFFQVGVPTKPYVLVHQGDSPADVAAKTAGLRFPLIVKPDSQGSSLGLGLARTADELQAAVRAAAKLDDFVMIEPFILGREFTVAMLGRQALPLLEVVTAGCLFDFQAKYESAMTEYRFETGLLPETAAEVEQTAIAAAEAIGTAGLARVDLILDRMARVWVLEVNTIPGMTAHSLAPKAAARTGMNLVALCDWMLEDCLATSEVMR, translated from the coding sequence ATGTTTCACGTGTCCACACAGTCCGGCCTGCGCGTAGTAGTTCTGGTCGGAGGAGATTCGCCCGAGCGCCCCGTAAGTCTGGCCAGCGGCGAGCAAGTTGCCGCGGCCCTGCGCGAGGCCGGGCATACAGTCACGATGTGCGACCCAGCCGTCGTGGCGATCGAAGCTTTTCCCTGGCAGGAGCATGACGCCTGCTTTCTGGCATTGCATGGCGGGGCAGGGGAGGACGGCCATATTCAGGAGCGCCTAACGGCGCTGGGCATCCCTTTTACGGGAAGTGATGCCAATGCCTCGCGCCTGGCAATGTGCAAGAGCGCCAGCAAAGAGCGGTTCTTTCAGGTCGGTGTGCCGACAAAGCCCTATGTGCTCGTACATCAGGGGGACTCGCCCGCCGACGTGGCCGCCAAGACCGCAGGGTTGCGATTTCCACTGATCGTAAAGCCGGATAGCCAGGGATCAAGCCTAGGGCTGGGACTGGCACGCACGGCAGATGAACTGCAGGCGGCAGTCCGCGCGGCGGCGAAGCTGGACGATTTTGTGATGATCGAGCCCTTTATTCTGGGGCGCGAATTCACGGTGGCAATGCTCGGCCGGCAGGCGTTGCCGCTTCTGGAAGTTGTGACAGCAGGCTGTCTTTTCGATTTCCAGGCGAAGTACGAAAGCGCTATGACCGAATACCGCTTCGAGACGGGGCTTCTCCCGGAAACCGCTGCCGAGGTCGAACAAACGGCCATCGCCGCGGCCGAGGCGATTGGCACCGCGGGACTGGCGCGAGTCGATCTCATTCTCGATCGCATGGCGCGGGTGTGGGTGCTGGAAGTGAACACGATTCCCGGTATGACCGCGCACAGCCTGGCGCCAAAAGCGGCGGCGCGGACGGGTATGAACCTGGTCGCGTTGTGCGACTGGATGCTCGAGGATTGCCTGGCCACGAGTGAGGTGATGCGATGA
- a CDS encoding carbon storage regulator produces MLVLSRKVGERIVVGDNITITVVRMGQGNVRIGIDAPDHMPIVREELLRGPVKDEAQMVDQAIELCDATLSG; encoded by the coding sequence ATGCTTGTCTTGTCCAGAAAGGTCGGCGAGCGCATCGTCGTCGGCGACAACATCACGATCACTGTCGTCCGTATGGGTCAGGGGAATGTTCGCATCGGGATCGATGCTCCCGACCACATGCCGATCGTGCGCGAAGAATTGCTACGCGGCCCGGTCAAGGACGAGGCGCAGATGGTCGACCAGGCCATCGAACTGTGCGACGCTACGCTGAGCGGCTGA
- a CDS encoding alanine--glyoxylate aminotransferase family protein yields the protein MSDLVRAELNPPVRVLLGPGPSDTHPRVLRALAANTVGHLDPYYLELMNDMQQMLRTIMRTQNRMTMAVSATGSAGMEATVVNLIEPGDSMVVCVNGVFGGRMVDVAERAGAKVTRIDRPWGEIFSPADLKDALAKAKPKVVGIVMAETSTGAWQPIEEIARLVHDAGALLLVDAVTALGGVPVEVDRWQIDALYSGTQKCLGCPPGLAPVTFSDRAMEVVLARKTKVQSWYLDVSMLAKYWGQERVYHHTAPINMTYALYEALRVILDEGLEACHARHMLNHRALKAGLAALGIRYASAEGHQLPMLNAVWIPDGVDDAKVRGGLLTRFGIEIGGGLGDFKGRAWRIGLMGHSSRSNNVLMLLGALEQLLAEQGAKFEHGAGVAAANETYGAGKK from the coding sequence ATGAGCGATCTCGTACGAGCGGAATTGAATCCCCCAGTTCGCGTCCTCTTGGGACCCGGCCCCAGCGACACGCATCCCCGCGTGCTGCGGGCACTGGCCGCGAATACCGTCGGTCATCTCGATCCGTACTACCTCGAGTTGATGAACGACATGCAGCAGATGCTGCGCACTATCATGCGGACGCAAAATCGCATGACGATGGCCGTCAGCGCCACGGGTAGCGCCGGCATGGAAGCCACGGTCGTTAACCTGATCGAGCCCGGCGATTCGATGGTCGTATGCGTTAATGGCGTCTTCGGTGGGCGAATGGTCGACGTGGCTGAACGCGCCGGCGCGAAAGTAACACGCATCGATCGGCCGTGGGGCGAAATCTTCAGCCCGGCCGATTTGAAAGACGCGCTCGCCAAAGCCAAGCCGAAGGTGGTAGGCATCGTGATGGCCGAGACATCGACCGGTGCCTGGCAGCCAATCGAAGAAATCGCCCGGCTCGTACACGATGCGGGGGCGCTACTGCTGGTCGACGCGGTGACGGCGCTCGGCGGAGTGCCGGTCGAAGTCGATCGCTGGCAGATCGACGCCCTGTACTCAGGCACCCAGAAATGCTTGGGCTGCCCGCCAGGCTTAGCGCCGGTCACGTTCAGCGATCGGGCAATGGAAGTCGTGCTGGCACGCAAGACAAAGGTCCAGAGCTGGTATCTCGACGTCTCGATGCTGGCCAAGTACTGGGGGCAGGAACGCGTTTACCACCACACGGCGCCGATCAACATGACGTACGCCTTGTACGAGGCGTTGCGCGTGATTCTCGACGAAGGGCTCGAGGCTTGCCACGCGCGTCACATGCTGAACCACCGAGCGTTGAAGGCGGGACTCGCCGCGCTCGGCATTCGTTATGCCAGCGCCGAGGGGCACCAATTGCCTATGCTCAACGCCGTCTGGATTCCCGATGGAGTGGACGATGCCAAGGTGCGCGGCGGGCTGCTGACGCGGTTCGGCATCGAAATCGGCGGCGGTCTCGGGGACTTCAAAGGCCGTGCGTGGCGCATCGGTTTGATGGGGCACAGCTCACGTTCTAATAACGTCCTAATGTTGCTGGGAGCACTCGAGCAACTACTCGCCGAACAGGGAGCCAAGTTCGAGCACGGCGCAGGGGTCGCCGCCGCGAACGAGACCTACGGTGCTGGGAAGAAATAG
- a CDS encoding hydrolase, with protein MNESPSLVRSPELMSAADTALLVVDVQGKLITLVPDHKRIIWNIRRLIDGAKALNVPVAATEQYPKGLGPTVPELAERLGAISAKTDFSCLACHEIVDDWAATGISRVLLSGIEAHVCIQQTAFDLLAAGYRVYLAVDAIGARYDIDYQTALRRMDSAGVTLTTTESALFEWCQRSGTPQFKQISALVQERPPEVS; from the coding sequence ATGAACGAATCACCATCGCTCGTGCGCAGCCCCGAGTTAATGTCGGCCGCCGACACCGCGCTTTTGGTCGTCGATGTGCAGGGAAAACTGATCACGCTGGTGCCTGATCACAAGCGGATAATTTGGAATATTCGCCGCTTGATCGATGGCGCCAAAGCCCTCAATGTGCCGGTCGCGGCGACCGAACAATACCCGAAAGGACTGGGGCCAACCGTGCCGGAACTGGCCGAACGGTTAGGCGCGATTTCGGCCAAGACCGATTTCAGTTGCCTTGCCTGTCACGAAATCGTCGACGACTGGGCCGCCACCGGCATTTCGCGAGTGTTGCTCTCGGGGATCGAGGCGCACGTCTGCATCCAGCAAACCGCATTCGATCTCTTGGCAGCCGGCTACCGAGTTTATCTGGCGGTGGATGCTATCGGGGCGCGCTACGATATCGATTATCAAACGGCGCTCCGGCGCATGGATTCTGCCGGCGTAACGCTGACAACAACCGAATCCGCGCTGTTTGAGTGGTGTCAGCGCTCAGGTACGCCGCAGTTCAAACAAATCAGCGCCCTCGTGCAGGAAAGGCCGCCGGAAGTTTCATAG
- the hslV gene encoding ATP-dependent protease subunit HslV — MKTRSTTILTVRHRGHVAIGGDGQVTMGSAIMKGDAVKIRRLMEGKVVTGFAGSSADAFSLLERFEAKLKDYPSNVPRAATELAKDWRTDRALRRLEALLAVVDARNTLLVSGTGDVIQPTDGVLGIGSGGSYAVAAARALVAHSNLSAEQIVRTALEIAAGIDIYTNTNITVEVLACAT, encoded by the coding sequence ATGAAGACGCGTTCGACGACAATCCTCACAGTCCGTCATCGCGGCCACGTGGCGATCGGCGGAGACGGTCAGGTCACGATGGGATCGGCCATCATGAAGGGGGACGCCGTCAAGATTCGCCGCTTAATGGAGGGGAAAGTCGTGACGGGCTTTGCCGGTTCGAGCGCCGACGCGTTCTCGCTCTTGGAACGTTTTGAAGCCAAGCTGAAGGACTATCCCTCGAACGTGCCGCGCGCCGCGACCGAGTTGGCCAAGGATTGGCGTACTGATCGGGCTTTACGCAGGCTCGAGGCGCTACTGGCCGTGGTCGATGCTCGCAACACTCTCTTGGTCTCCGGCACGGGAGACGTCATACAACCGACCGACGGCGTGCTGGGGATCGGGTCCGGAGGAAGCTACGCCGTGGCGGCGGCCCGGGCCCTAGTCGCGCACAGCAACCTGTCGGCCGAGCAGATCGTGCGGACGGCGCTGGAAATTGCGGCTGGTATCGATATCTATACCAATACGAACATCACGGTCGAAGTACTGGCTTGCGCCACCTGA